A DNA window from Doryrhamphus excisus isolate RoL2022-K1 chromosome 2, RoL_Dexc_1.0, whole genome shotgun sequence contains the following coding sequences:
- the itsn1 gene encoding intersectin-1 isoform X7, which translates to MAQFPTTFTGPDMFLISVDERAKHDQQFHSLSPTAGGYITGDQAKNFFLQSGLPPPILAQIWALADMNSDGRMDIHEFSIAMKLIKLKLQGHPLPPTLPPSMKQPPLPLPPQSGFGMPPMAPIAPPIPGVPPLPPLPVGVSPPLVSAAPPPLPQPMANGAPPTSMMPPMSGFSHPASSVNKAPFNRSSTKLQKGPSFDAAGGPPPSSQPDWAVPQSSRLKYRQLFNSHDKMMSGHLTGPQARTILMQSSLPQGQLASIWSLSDIDQDGKLTAEEFILAMHLIDMAMSGLPLPPVLPSDYLPPTFRRVRSDSVQLDQKIVPEEAEEEAESSQEKKLPVTFEDKKRENFERGNLELEKRRQALQEQQRKEQERLAALEREEQERKERERLEQERRRQQELEKQLEKQRELERQREEERRKEIERREAAKRELERQRQLEWERQRRQELLTQRNREQESIVLLKARKKTLEFELEALNDKKTQLEGKLKDVRFRLSAQRREVEQTNQTRETRIAEITLLQQQLQDSQQWLGRLIPDKQSLSDQLKQVQQNSLHRDNLSSLQKAVEQKESSRQQLKDQLDTIERETRAKLLEIDAFNTQLKELREIHSRQQRQKQKELEGDAHALMHAHMHAASDRKSAELQESRLSSDEGLTWREDVAMSSALKAPSPASASHAWLNRVTQEEEERKRRGLEEDEDGRKAAASVEEKDDEARSKKDMQDKLSKVFSQPADPWASTAEKGPVASLFEQQQPVKVVYYRALYPFDARSHDEISIAPGDVIMVKGEWVDESQTGEPGWLGGELRGRTGWFPANYAERIPDSEAPISLRAAASATPTSAQQQQPISTPPPAPGPTSSSTSSTNSNWADFSTTWPSNTSSQMESEGWDAWPTSSAAQNPSLSVPSAQLRQRSAFTPATMTTGSSPSPVLGQGEKVEGLQAQALYPWRAKKDNHLNFNKNEIITVLEQQDMWWLGELQTGQRGWFPKSYVKLISVAIAPPVAASARSKNTSETTVSESPPNGKRPSPTPIKPTESGEEYVAMYTYESSEQGDLSFQQGDVVMVTRKEGDWWTGMVGGKTGVFPSNYVKPRDSNSESLGSAGKTGSLGKKPEIAQVIAPYSATGAEQLTLAPGQLILIRKKNPGGWWEGELQARGKKRQIGWFPANYVKLLSPSTSKTTPTEPTPPKLAPANTAVCQVIGMYDYVAQNDDELAFQKGQVITVLSKDDCDWWKGELNGREGLFPSNYVKLTTDTDPSTQ; encoded by the exons ATGGCGCAGTTCCCCACCACATTCACGG GTCCAGACATGTTCCTGATCTCGGTGGATGAGCGAGCCAAACATGACCAGCAGTTTCACAGCCTCTCCCCCACAGCGGGGGGTTACATCACGG GTGATCAGGCCAAGAACTTCTTCCTCCAGTCTGGACTGCCGCCGCCCATCCTGGCCCAAATCTG GGCTCTGGCTGATATGAACAGTGACGGTCGCATGGACATCCACGAATTCTCCATTGCCATGAAACTCATCAAGCTTAAACTCCAGGGTCACCCGCTGCCCCCCACGCTACCCCCTAGTATGAAACAGCCCCCACTACCTTTACCCCCACAGAGTGGATTTG GCATGCCACCCATGGCACCCATTGCCCCTCCTATTCCCGGTGTGCCCCCGCTCCCTCCTCTACCTGTCGGGGTTTCTCCACCTCTGGTCTCGGCAGCGCCACCGCCCCTCCCTCAGCCCATGGCCAACGGTGCCCCTCCCACAAGCATGATGCCACCTATGTCGGGTTTCTCCCACCCAG CTTCCTCTGTCAACAAGGCCCCCTTTAACCGTTCCAGCACCAAGTTGCAGAAGGGGCCGTCGTTTGATGCTGCTGG CGGTCCGCCTCCTTCATCACAACCCGACTGGGCCGTTCCTCAGTCGTCAAGGCTCAAGTACAGGCAGCTCTTTAACTCCCATGACAAGATGATGAGCGGTCACCTTACAG GTCCTCAGGCGCGCACCATCCTCATGCAGTCCAGTCTTCCTCAAGGCCAGCTAGCCTCAATATG GAGTCTGTCAGACATCGACCAGGATGGGAAGTTGACTGCAGAGGAGTTTATCTTGGCTATGCACCTCATTGACATGGCCATGTCTGGCCTGCCCCTCCCCCCGGTGCTACCATCAGATTACCTACCACCTACATTCAG GCGTGTGCGAAGCGACAGCGTTCAGCTGGACCAGAAGATCGTCCCGGAGGAGGCAGAGGAAGAGGCGGAGAGTAGCCAGGAAAAGAAGCTCCCAG TGACATTTGAGGATAAGAAGCGGGAGAATTTTGAGCGAGGGAACCTGGAGTTGGAGAAGCGACGTCAGGCTCTCCAGGAGCAGCAGAGGAAAGAACAGGAGAGGCTGGCTGCCCTGGAGAGGGAAGAACAGGAGAGAAAG GAGCGTGAGAGGCTGGAGCAGGAGAGGAGACGACAACAAGAGTTGGAGAAGCAGCTGGAGAAACAGAGGGAGCTGGAGAGGCAAAGAGAGGAGGAGAGACGCAAAGAAATCGAGAGGAGAGAG GCTGCTAAGCGGGAGTTGGAGCGCCAGAGGCAGTTGGAGTGGGAGCGCCAGCGTCGCCAAGAGCTTCTCACTCAGAGGAACAGAGAGCAGGAGAGCATTGTTCTTCTTAAAGCCCGCAAGAAGACGCTGGAGTTTGAACTGGAGGCCTTG AATGACAAGAAGACCCAGTTGGAGGGCAAACTGAAGGATGTCAGGTTCCGTCTGTCGGCTCAACGGAGAGAGGTGGAGCAGACCAACCAGACGAGAGAAACACGCATTGCCGAGATCACCCTGTTGCAACAGCAGCTGCAA GACTCCCAGCAGTGGCTGGGGAGGCTGATTCCTGACAAACAAAGCCTCAGTGACCAGCTGAAACAGGTTCAACAGAACAGTTTGCATC GTGACAATCTGTCGTCCCTGCAGAAGGCTGTGGAGCAGAAAGAATCCAGCAGACAGCAACTCAAAGACCAGCTCGACACGATAGAGAGAGAAACCCGGGCCAAACTGCTGGAGATAGATGCTTTCAACACACAGCTGAAG GAGCTGAGGGAAATCCACAGCCGGCAGCAGAGACAGAAACAGAAGGAGCTGGAAGGAGACGCACACGCACTGATGCACGCTCACATGCACGCCGCGAGTGACAGGAAGTCTGCTGAGCTTCAGGAAAGCAG GCTGTCCTCGGACGAAGGTTTGACTTGGAGGGAAGATGTGGCCATGAGTTCTGCCCTGAAGGCGCCGAGCCCCGCCTCTGCGTCCCACGCCTGGCTCAACAGGGTGAcccaagaagaagaggagcGGAAAAGGAGAGGGCTGGAAGAGGATGAAGACGGTCGGAAGGCTGCGGCGTCAGTGGAGGAAAAGGACGACGAGGCCAGAAGCAAGAAGGACATGCAGGATAAACTCAGCAAGGTGTTCAGCCAGCCTGCCGACCCGTGGGCTTCCACAG CAGAGAAGGGTCCAGTAGCAAGTCTGTTTGAGCAGCAGCAGCCAGTGAAGGTGGTCTACTACAGAGCACTGTACCCGTTTGACGCTCGCAGCCACGACGAGATCAGCATTGCGCccggtgatgtcatcatg GTGAAGGGGGAATGG GTGGATGAGTCTCAAACGGGTGAGCCTGGTTGGCTGGGAGGAGAGCTCAGAGGGCGGACGGGGTGGTTCCCAGCTAATTACGCCGAGCGAATACCAGACAGTGAAGCGCCAATCAGCCTGCGTGCAGCCGCTTCAGCAACTCCCACCTcagcccagcagcagcagcccatCAGCACGCCACCTCCCGCACCTGGACCGACCTCCTCATCCACATCGTCCACAAACAGCAACTGGGCCGACTTCAGCACCAC CTGGCCCTCAAATACGAGCAGCCAGATGGAAAGCGAGGGATGGGACGCGTGGCCCACCTCCTCAGCCGCTCAAAATCCATCCCTCAGCGTCCCGTCAGCGCAGCTGCGGCAGCGCTCCGCCTTCACCCCCGCCACCATGACAACCGGCTCCTCCCCCTCACCCGTGCTTGGACAGGGGGAGAAGGTGGAGGGTCTGCAGGCTCAGGCCTTGTACCCCTGGAGAGCcaagaaggacaaccatctcaaCTTCAACAAGAACGAG ATTATAACAGTGTTGGAGCAGCAGGACATGTGGTGGTTGGGAGAACTCCAGACTGGACAGAGAGGCTGGTTCCCCAAAAGCTATGTGAAGCTCATCTCTGTCGCCATAGCGCCACCAGTTGCAGCCTCAGCACGCAGCAAAAATACTAG tgaGACCACGGTGTCAGAAAGCCCCCCAAACGGAAAACGCCCCTCCCCCACTCCAATCAAGCCCACAGAGTCTGGGGAAG AGTATGTGGCCATGTACACGTATGAGAGCAGCGAGCAGGGCGACCTGAGTTTCCAGCAAGGTGATGTCGTCATGGTGACCAGGAAGGAGGGAGACTGGTGGACGGGCATGGTCGGGGGCAAGACCGGAGTCTTCCCGTCCAACTACGTCAAACCACGAGACTCCAACTCAGAG TCTTTAGGATCAGCAGGGAAGACGGGCAGCCTAGGAAAGAAACCAG AAATTGCCCAGGTCATCGCCCCCTACTCTGCGACAGGAGCGGAGCAGCTGACATTAGCGCCGGGCCAGCTCATCCTCATCAGGAAGAAGAACCCTGGGGGCTGGTGGGAGGGCGAGCTTCAG GCCCGAGGGAAAAAGCGGCAAATCGGCTGGTTTCCAGCCAATTATGTAAAGCTGCTCAGCCCCAGTACGAGCAAGACCACGCCCACTGAGCCCACACCGCCTAAACTGGCCCCTGCcaacacag CTGTGTGCCAGGTGATCGGCATGTACGACTACGTGGCTCAGAATGATGATGAACTGGCCTTCCAGAAGGGTCAGGTGATCACCGTGCTCAGTAAGGACGACTGTGATTGGTGGAAAGGCGAGCTCAACGGTCGGGAGGGTCTGTTTCCTAGCAACTATGTCAAGCTGACGACAGACACTGACCCCAGCACGCAGT GA